In Nicotiana tabacum cultivar K326 chromosome 19, ASM71507v2, whole genome shotgun sequence, one DNA window encodes the following:
- the LOC107796315 gene encoding F-box protein CPR1-like — MEEVDSLRIKQIPHDVMIDILKNLPGKSLLRFKCVSKTWYNLVNSSNFTDIHYNHDCLSNDFVLLKRYIGNDEIDAESNYYKGHNILSCHSIDESFKSRAPNVTYFDNYIGVSIAGPCNGIVCIGSYRTIFLYNPTLREFWELPPSQYSSTRQDLNHTMQIVAGIGFDPKTNDYKVIRIFNFDEYPLIKDVSTIEIYNLSTNSWREIDEVPSMIHPSRCFKVLFNGVFHLCGTMASPMVENWIVSFNFSTELFQNIPYPDGLVDMQGKNLVILNECLALICYPTMYFWFDEQMPQMVDIWVMKEYGVKESWTKEFTIGPIFIQTPLSIWKNETEMLIESKNGELVSCNLLSQEIKNLDISGDAETLEVVVCKESLISIKKEREEWL, encoded by the coding sequence atgGAAGAGGTAGATTCGCTAAGGATCAAACAAATTCCCCATGATGTGATGATAGACATCTTGAAGAACTTGCCTGGGAAATCCCTCTTGAGATTCAAATGTGTATCTAAAACATGGTATAATTTGGTAAATAGCTCTAATTTCACCGATATCCATTACAATCATGATTGTCTCTCAAATGACTTTGTTCTTTTGAAGCGTTACATCGGTAATGATGAGATAGATGCAGAAAGCAATTATTATAAAGGTCATAATATTCTGTCCTGCCATTCAATTGATGAATCattcaaatctagagcaccaaatGTAACATATTTTGATAACTATATAGGTGTTAGCATTGCAGGACCTTGCAATGGCATAGTCTGCATAGGTAGTTACAGGACTATTTTTTTGTACAACCCAACATTAAGAGAATTTTGGGAACTCCCTCCTAGCCAATACTCATCTACTAGACAAGACCTTAACCACACGATGCAAATCGTCGCGGGAATTGGGTTTGACCCCAAAACAAATGATTATAAGGTTATTAGAATCTTCAATTTTGACGAATATCCTCTAATTAAGGATGTTAGTACTATTGAGATCTATAATCTAAGTACAAATTCTTGGAGAGAAATCGATGAAGTACCATCGATGATTCACCCTTCTCGTTGTTTTAAGGTATTATTTAATGGGGTTTTTCATTTGtgcggaacaatggcatcaccaATGGTAGAAAATTGGATCGTTTCTTTCAACTTTAGCACAGAGTTGTTTCAAAATATTCCTTATCCCGACGGCCTAGTTGATATGCAAGGAAAGAATCTTGTCATCTTAAATGAATGTCTTGCATTGATTTGTTATCCTACGATGTATTTTTGGTTTGACGAGCAAATGCCCCAAATGGTTGATATTTGGGTGATGAAGGAATATGGTGTTAAAGAATCTTGGACTAAGGAGTTTACCATCGGCCCAATCTTCATACAGACACCTTtgtcaatttggaagaatgagACAGAGATGCTAATAGAAAGCAAGAATGGAGAACTTGTGTCGTGTAACCTCCTCAGCCAAGaaattaaaaatcttgacatATCAGGTGATGCGGAAACATTGGAAGTTGTTGTTTGTAAGGAGAGCTTGATATCGAtcaagaaagagagagaggagtGGTTATGA